One Paenibacillus sp. FSL H7-0737 DNA segment encodes these proteins:
- a CDS encoding response regulator, with amino-acid sequence MYSIFLVDDEEIGLEMMRDYIRWEEMGIYVVGTASNGREALEKIEAIRPDIILTDVQMPIMNGIEMAKKIHESYDWMQLMFLTGHDEFNYVKSALNVGAVGYLLKPLDLNEIGSVIAKVKQRCEEVQMKKRSMEAAKTNLLKELSYEKNAEHAADLATSYCKLTRESERNRYAMALFSIDPIEAEGEQQSLEDCKNRLVAFLDHFFKSKNIETVFVPYKDGEVGVFMEARQQPGYYAWEDLAAAIRSGLDFTVTAAVGAQETELTELHCLYKQTREILNERFYKGTGSIIHALAISNQFDSEHVPPFNRKEWFEAINQLDFEQAAQKLHQYFEGLATLRIKKKNICDWAIDLVDELLEQLHQPVPEGVKRAELYHSIYNALTLNEIEDLILGTAGNAMSLLGERLMDKNTKLVHKVRSMIDQNFDQPITINSLSDQVYLSPNYLRSIFKDKTGITIHDYLTRIRLDKATELLADGSLKIQDIAQRVGYESTSYFISLFLKNQGVTPNEYRKSL; translated from the coding sequence GTGTATAGTATTTTTCTAGTTGATGATGAAGAAATAGGCCTTGAGATGATGAGAGATTATATCCGCTGGGAAGAAATGGGCATTTATGTCGTCGGAACTGCGAGTAATGGTAGAGAGGCTCTAGAGAAGATAGAGGCCATTAGACCTGATATTATTCTTACAGATGTCCAGATGCCGATTATGAACGGTATTGAAATGGCTAAAAAAATACATGAGAGCTATGACTGGATGCAGTTAATGTTCCTGACTGGGCATGACGAATTCAACTATGTAAAATCGGCTCTAAATGTAGGTGCTGTTGGATATTTACTGAAGCCCCTCGACTTGAATGAAATTGGAAGCGTTATCGCAAAGGTGAAGCAGCGCTGTGAGGAAGTTCAAATGAAGAAACGTTCCATGGAGGCGGCTAAAACGAACCTTCTTAAGGAGCTTTCCTATGAAAAAAATGCGGAACATGCCGCTGATCTGGCGACCAGCTATTGCAAGCTTACCCGTGAGTCTGAGAGGAATCGCTACGCAATGGCGCTGTTCAGTATCGATCCGATTGAGGCAGAGGGGGAACAGCAGAGTCTGGAGGATTGTAAGAACCGGTTGGTAGCTTTTCTGGATCATTTCTTCAAGTCAAAGAATATAGAGACGGTATTTGTGCCCTACAAAGATGGGGAGGTAGGTGTGTTTATGGAAGCACGCCAACAGCCTGGGTATTATGCGTGGGAGGATTTGGCCGCGGCTATCCGAAGTGGACTGGATTTCACAGTGACGGCAGCAGTCGGTGCGCAGGAAACCGAATTAACGGAGTTACATTGTCTGTATAAGCAGACGCGTGAAATCCTAAACGAGCGTTTCTATAAAGGTACGGGTTCAATTATTCATGCCTTGGCGATTTCAAACCAGTTTGATAGTGAGCATGTGCCACCTTTTAATAGGAAAGAGTGGTTTGAAGCTATCAATCAGCTAGATTTCGAGCAAGCCGCACAGAAGCTGCATCAGTATTTCGAGGGGCTAGCCACACTAAGAATCAAGAAAAAAAATATCTGCGATTGGGCGATTGATCTTGTCGACGAGCTGCTGGAGCAACTGCATCAACCTGTTCCTGAGGGGGTTAAACGGGCGGAGTTATATCATTCCATCTATAATGCACTGACTTTAAATGAGATTGAGGATTTGATCCTGGGCACTGCAGGCAATGCTATGAGCTTGCTGGGTGAGCGGCTTATGGACAAAAACACGAAGCTAGTTCACAAGGTTCGCAGTATGATCGACCAGAATTTTGATCAGCCGATTACGATCAATAGCTTATCTGATCAGGTTTATTTATCGCCGAACTATTTACGCTCCATTTTTAAAGACAAGACTGGTATCACGATTCACGATTATTTAACACGTATCCGGCTCGATAAGGCTACAGAGTTGCTGGCTGACGGCTCGCTCAAGATTCAGGATATCGCTCAAAGAGTCGGTTACGAAAGCACGTCTTATTTTATCTCCCTATTTCTGAAGAACCAAGGAGTTACACCTAACGAGTATAGGAAGAGTCTATGA